CCGTTGCTCGACGCGCCCGGCGGACCGGAATTCTTCATGGTGTCGACGTAGAAGTTCAGCGCGTTTTTCCACTCGGGGCCGGTGAATTCAGGCTGCCATTTCTCATCGAACCAGCGTGCGCCATAGGCGTTGGCGATAGTGGTGATCAGCGCCATGTTCTCGCCCCAGCCGGCCTTGCCGCGCAGGCAGATGCCGTACTGCTCTTTGTCTTTATGGGTGAGTTTGCCGGCGAATTCGCCGATCTGTTCCCAGGTCGGACGCTCGGGCATGGTCAGCCCGGCCTCCTTGAACAGGTCGGTGCGGTAATAAGTGATGGAGCTTTCGGCGTAGAACGGCAGGGCATACAGCGAACCCTTGACCGACAAACCTTCACGTACCGAAGGGAAAACGTCGTCGAGATCGTAAGTGGCGGGCAAATCCTTCATCGGTTCCAGCCAACCCTTGGCGCCCCAGAGTGCCGCTTCGTACATGCCGATGGTCAGCACATCGAACTGCCCGCCCTGAGTGGCGATGTCGGTAGTCAGGCGTTGGCGCAGGACGTTTTCTTCGAGCACCACCCAATTGAGCTTGATGTCCGGGTGCTCGGCTTCGAAGGTCTTCGAGAGCTTTTGCATGCGGATCATGTCGCTGTTGTTGACGGTGGCGATGGTCAGGGTTTGCGCGCCGAGGCTGACGCTGCTGAGGGTCATGCAGGTGAGGGCTAGCAGAGCTTTTACCGAAGGTTGCATCGTGCACTCCTTTTCTGCACCCGGTGGGGACAGAAGGACAGTTATTGTTTTTGTGTCTTCCGAGGCAGGAAGAATGTGCGCTGATTACAGCCTTCAATTGAGGATGAGACAAATCATTCATCGCACTTGAATCGATACTTTTTTGCACTGGCGTTTGCAGAAGCAAACGAAGGGAAGGGCTTTTCAGCGCTCTGGCGCTATCGAATACGTACAGGTTCTGGCTTCAACGCCGCACCCACAGGGTTGCATGTGCTAGCCCAGATTCTGCTCGGTCAACCGCTGCACCGCCAACCGCCGATAGTGCGAGGGCGTCATGCCTTTCAATTGCTGAAAGCGTCGGTTGAAATTGGAAATGTTGTTGAAGCCCGACTCGAAACACACATCGGTCACCGGTTTATCGCCATCGGCCAGCAGCTCGCAGGACTTGCTGATGCGCAGGCGGTTGACGAACTCGATGAAGCAGCGCCCGGTGGCCTGTTTGAACACGCGGCTGAAGTACGTCGGCTTCATGCCCAGGTGCTCGGCGACTTCCTCCAGCGGCAGTTCACGGGCGTAGTGGGCAAAGATGTAATCCACCGCCCGGTTAGTGCGGTCGATGTTGTGTTCGTCCGCCAGTTGCGGGGTTGTCGCACCGGACAGCAGTTGGTAATCGTCGGAAGCGGCGAGCAACTCCAGCAAAATGAAAAAGTGCCCGAGCCGGGTGACGCCCTGGGTGTCGGCAATGCGCTGCATCAAGGTCATGGCCTGGCGGATGGTGCGTTTGCAGCGAAACTCGATGCCGTATTGGGCACGCTCCAGCAAGGGCGCAAGCGACTTGAGCTCGGTAAACACCTGATGGCCACTCTCGAACAACTCGTCGGTGAAATTGACCAGCATGTCGCGCTTGGGCACCACTTCGTCCTCGGCCACCTGGCTGATCCAGTTGTGGGGCAGGTTGGGGCCAGTGAGAAAGAGTGTTTCCGGGTAGAAATTGCCAATGTAGTCGCCAATGAACACCTTGCCGGAACTGGCGACGATCAGGTGCAGTTCGTATTCCTTGTGAAAATGCCAGCGCACCAAGGGGCAGGGGAAGCCGTGCTGGCGATAGATGATCGACAACCCGTTGTGGTCGTCCATCAGTTCGTAGGAAGGATCGGTGACTCTGGCAGTCCGGGTCATATCAGGGCGCTTTTTTTGTTATTGCGCCCTGATCATGCCTCTTTAGGGGCCGACATTACCAGCTTGCGGCATGTTGACCCGTGTCATGCCCCCACGGGCTCATGCAAGGCGCTGCCATAAACCGCCTTCATGCTGGTGGCGCTCCAGCAATAACGCACGATATCTGACTCGTCGAAAAAGTCGGTGCTGATGAGGCTGCAACGCGTCACCCAGTCCCGGGTCGGGTTGAACCAGTCATTGATGTGGTTCTTGATGTCCTGAGGCCCGCCCAGAAAACCGTAACTGGTGGCCGACAACGACCAAAGAAAGGTCTCGAAAGGCGCGTCATGCAGGGTGCTGGAAATGTGGCGTTGCAGTTCCGTTGTGTCAGTGAAGCGATCGCCGCTCCATTTGTGCGGAATGCGCGGCCAGAAGTAATCATCGTCCAGCCCCGTCACTACGTGCGCTGCCAGTACCAGTCTGCGGCGGGTACTGATGTGTTTGAGTTCTCCCACCGTTTTCCTGGCGTCGGAGGGCGGTATGACTCGCTGATGGAGCCGATTCACCAACAGATCATTCAGTTTCCTATGGTCAAAGCGCTTTGTGCCGTCGCCCATTTGGTGAAAGTCGAAGACGATGAACTCATCCGGATTTTGATCAAGGAACGTCAATGTCGCGTCGATCAGCTCATCGAGAACGCGATGGGACTGATAGCCATTGTGATGAAAGTAGAAGATCGATTGATCGTGCCCTTCGGTGTAACCGAGACGGATATCAAATGCCCGTGCCCCGTTGGCCAGCTGCCATGCAAATGAATCGTTTTGACACGTGGTCCAGTTGCCAATCAGAACATCATAGTTGGGGGCTTTTTTGTCCATGCCGCTGTTATGAGTACAGGGCCAGATCAAGTCGGTCAACTTCAGACGGTCAATGTCGAGAACGTTGCTCATCCATTTCTTTTTGTCGAGAATGCCTTGTAAAACTTGGGTCATTGTCTTTCCTGATAGTAACTTCAGCCCGTCCGTGGGATGAAGTGGATATATGTAATTTCAAGCATAGAAGTGCGGTCCGACATTGCCAGTGACGGAAACATTTGCACAAGTTAATGGCTGTAGGCGTTTGCCTTGATCAGGTTGGCCGTCCGGCAATGGCCTACCAGATTCGACGTTTCAAAAAAATCCGCATTGATAATACTGCTCTTCAGAACCCAATCCCTCGCCGCAGGGTCGAACCATTGATCAAGCTGCTCGCGGATGTTCACCGGACCGCCCGCTGCATGGTAACTGGTCGCGGAGAGTGACCACGGCAGATTGCCGGATGGCGGGTATTTCATCACCCGAGTGATATGCGCGTTGAGCTCACTGATGCTGGTCGTCCCGATCCCGCTCCATTCGTGCTGGATGGACCGACTGAACAAGGTTGCATCGAATGCCGGGTGATATTCGGCCGCAACCAGCACACGCTGGGCATGACTGGCCCGTTTCAATTGACCGAGGGTCAGGCTCGCATTTCTGTAAGGAATTATCCGATCACCCAGATGTGTCATCAGCAGGCGGTTGAACTCCTGATAGCCAAGGCGCTGGTCGCCTGTATTCAGCTGATGAAAATCGAGAACGATGAATTCTTCGGGATTTTCCTGCAGAAACCGGATCACGCTCGTGATCAGGTTTTCCAGAGAGCGGGAAGAGCGAAAACCGTTGTGCTGAAACCAGAATGTTCCGACACCATTGCTGCCGATTTCATACTCAAGCCGCAAGTCGAGCGCACGTGCGCCGTGGGTCAATTGATAATAAAACGAATGGGTCTGACAAGCGGCCCAGTGACTGATGCCCGGCGCCGCATAGGAAGCCTTTTTATCCACGCCGGCATTATGGGCGCCGGGCAAAACCAGTTCCGCAAGCGAAAGTGCATCAATAACGGGAAGTTGGGTCATCCAGTTGTGGGCTGTGAAATATTGAGTGTCATAGGGAAAGGCGGGCAGAAGTCGATTCATATCGTTATTCATAGTGCGTCCTTGCACAGTGGGTTAATCGTCAGATGAGACGATTCTAACGATCAAGTGTCTTCTTTAGTTCGATTTTTCGCTTCAATCCATTGCGCCATGTATTGAGTGCTTTTGTGTTGATGGTGACGCAACATGCTGCCGGTAAAGTTGTCCCGTCTAAGTTGCGCCAAATGCTGTTGGCAATACTCGAGTCGTGCAATCAACGCCGGACCGTGAGTGTGTACCTGGTAACGGTCGGCGAGCAGTTCCAGGCCAACAGTCTGGGCGTTCGACCATTGCGCCTGGTCTTTATAGAGTTGCACCGCACAATCCGCGAACTCGCGCGCCGTACGGGTCACCGCGCCCGGCCAAGGGCCGTTGCCATGCATGGCTTCGGCGCCGATCGGTGTGGTGACATTTGGCGTACCGCAGATCATTGCATCGACGATCTTGCCTTTGATACCCGCACCGAAACGCAAAGGTGCCAGGCATACCCGCGCCGCCGACATCACTTGCAACGCATCTTCCGCCCAGTTCATGACATGGAAACCCTGGGCCGCATTATGCAGGGCCGTCGCTTTGGGCGGCGTATAGGCCCCGTAGATGTGCAATTGCGCAGTGGGCAACTGCTCGCGAATCAGCGGCCAGATCGTGGTTTTCAGCCAGAGCACCGCATCCCAGTTGGGCGCATGGCGAAAGTTGCCGATATGGATAAAGTGCCCGCGATCTTCGAACGGTGCGGGCGGGCTGTCGGGTACATCGACCATCAGCGGGCACCAGTGCAACAGGTTGCGTGGCACGTTGAACTGCTCGACCAACAGCTCGATTTCCATTTCGGAAATCATCAGGTTCAGGTCGCAGCGATACAGCGCCGCAATCTCCCGTTTGGCCAGGTCGGTATCGGCCATCAGCTCGAATTCTTCACGCAAGGCCGGCGCGAACAGTTCACTGAAGTCAGTGTCATTGTCACTGGCTTTCAACCGGTCCTTGAGTCGTTGATGCCGCGCATGGCGCAGGCTCTGCAAATCCTGCGTGCCGAGCACACGCAAGGCATCAGGGCAGTGCTTCTCGACACGCCAGCCGAACTGTTCCTCCATCATGAATTGTTCGAACAGCACGATATCCGGTGCCAGTTCGCGGACAAATGTGTCGAAACTGCTGTTGTTCAGTTCGATAGGCACTTCACGAATGCCCAGCGCCGTCAGATCCTCCTGATGCTCGCCAGCACCGGCCGGGCTGCTGAATGTCACGTCCCAGCCTTGTTGCAGGAAA
This DNA window, taken from Pseudomonas fluorescens NCIMB 11764, encodes the following:
- a CDS encoding ABC transporter substrate-binding protein; translation: MQPSVKALLALTCMTLSSVSLGAQTLTIATVNNSDMIRMQKLSKTFEAEHPDIKLNWVVLEENVLRQRLTTDIATQGGQFDVLTIGMYEAALWGAKGWLEPMKDLPATYDLDDVFPSVREGLSVKGSLYALPFYAESSITYYRTDLFKEAGLTMPERPTWEQIGEFAGKLTHKDKEQYGICLRGKAGWGENMALITTIANAYGARWFDEKWQPEFTGPEWKNALNFYVDTMKNSGPPGASSNGFNENLALFNSGKCAIWVDASVAGSFVTDKTQSKVSEHVGFTYAPHQTTDKGSAWLYSWALAIPTSSKAKDAAKTFSAWATSKEYGALVAAKDGIANVPPGTRASTYSDAYMSAAPFAKVTLESLKAADPSKPTLKPVPYIGIQLVTIPEFQGIGTQVGKSFSAALIGQTTVDQALTAAQQTTEREMKRAGYPK
- a CDS encoding AraC family transcriptional regulator; the protein is MTRTARVTDPSYELMDDHNGLSIIYRQHGFPCPLVRWHFHKEYELHLIVASSGKVFIGDYIGNFYPETLFLTGPNLPHNWISQVAEDEVVPKRDMLVNFTDELFESGHQVFTELKSLAPLLERAQYGIEFRCKRTIRQAMTLMQRIADTQGVTRLGHFFILLELLAASDDYQLLSGATTPQLADEHNIDRTNRAVDYIFAHYARELPLEEVAEHLGMKPTYFSRVFKQATGRCFIEFVNRLRISKSCELLADGDKPVTDVCFESGFNNISNFNRRFQQLKGMTPSHYRRLAVQRLTEQNLG
- a CDS encoding phospholipase; this encodes MTQVLQGILDKKKWMSNVLDIDRLKLTDLIWPCTHNSGMDKKAPNYDVLIGNWTTCQNDSFAWQLANGARAFDIRLGYTEGHDQSIFYFHHNGYQSHRVLDELIDATLTFLDQNPDEFIVFDFHQMGDGTKRFDHRKLNDLLVNRLHQRVIPPSDARKTVGELKHISTRRRLVLAAHVVTGLDDDYFWPRIPHKWSGDRFTDTTELQRHISSTLHDAPFETFLWSLSATSYGFLGGPQDIKNHINDWFNPTRDWVTRCSLISTDFFDESDIVRYCWSATSMKAVYGSALHEPVGA
- a CDS encoding phospholipase, with translation MNNDMNRLLPAFPYDTQYFTAHNWMTQLPVIDALSLAELVLPGAHNAGVDKKASYAAPGISHWAACQTHSFYYQLTHGARALDLRLEYEIGSNGVGTFWFQHNGFRSSRSLENLITSVIRFLQENPEEFIVLDFHQLNTGDQRLGYQEFNRLLMTHLGDRIIPYRNASLTLGQLKRASHAQRVLVAAEYHPAFDATLFSRSIQHEWSGIGTTSISELNAHITRVMKYPPSGNLPWSLSATSYHAAGGPVNIREQLDQWFDPAARDWVLKSSIINADFFETSNLVGHCRTANLIKANAYSH
- a CDS encoding glycosyltransferase — encoded protein: MTPPRATKVLVIGYVWPEPRSSAAGGYVMQLLGVFLQQGWDVTFSSPAGAGEHQEDLTALGIREVPIELNNSSFDTFVRELAPDIVLFEQFMMEEQFGWRVEKHCPDALRVLGTQDLQSLRHARHQRLKDRLKASDNDTDFSELFAPALREEFELMADTDLAKREIAALYRCDLNLMISEMEIELLVEQFNVPRNLLHWCPLMVDVPDSPPAPFEDRGHFIHIGNFRHAPNWDAVLWLKTTIWPLIREQLPTAQLHIYGAYTPPKATALHNAAQGFHVMNWAEDALQVMSAARVCLAPLRFGAGIKGKIVDAMICGTPNVTTPIGAEAMHGNGPWPGAVTRTAREFADCAVQLYKDQAQWSNAQTVGLELLADRYQVHTHGPALIARLEYCQQHLAQLRRDNFTGSMLRHHQHKSTQYMAQWIEAKNRTKEDT